One Candidatus Paceibacterota bacterium genomic region harbors:
- a CDS encoding GspE/PulE family protein: MPDETFSKRSVTEILDVAFEEALKKGASDIHFVPMGESVRIRLRIDGLLEDWVSLPASLHSSLVARLKVLAKLRSDVHSLPHDGRFFYYPCDGPRVDMRLSIVPTYHGESAVLRLLISHFAPQSLVDLDFSPYDESLILKALRRQQGMIVIAGPTGSGKTTTLYTLIRLLDKPDVSIITIEDPVEYALEGIAQIQIQHERGLTFASALRSVLRQDPDIIMIGEIRDTETARIAIQAALTGHLIICTLHASEASAVVPRLFDMGIDPYLVAATLKLVIGQRLVRRKVGGRMGVNEVLNIDETIRTAILEKKSGEAIKAMAVTGGMVTLHQDGLQKSARGLTTLNEILRVLSE; this comes from the coding sequence ATGCCTGATGAAACATTTTCAAAAAGATCGGTTACAGAAATCTTGGATGTGGCTTTTGAGGAGGCTCTAAAAAAGGGTGCTTCGGATATTCACTTTGTGCCAATGGGTGAGTCCGTACGGATCCGCCTCAGGATCGACGGCTTGCTCGAGGATTGGGTGAGCCTACCGGCTTCTCTGCACTCTTCCTTAGTCGCTCGGCTAAAAGTTTTAGCAAAATTGAGGAGTGATGTGCACAGTCTGCCGCATGATGGAAGATTTTTCTATTATCCATGCGATGGGCCTAGGGTAGACATGAGGCTTTCTATTGTCCCGACCTACCATGGCGAAAGCGCGGTGCTTCGTCTGCTCATTTCCCATTTTGCTCCACAATCGCTAGTGGACTTAGATTTTTCTCCGTACGATGAAAGTTTGATATTAAAAGCCCTTCGACGGCAGCAGGGTATGATCGTGATCGCAGGGCCGACCGGCTCTGGCAAGACCACCACCCTTTATACTCTTATCCGTCTGCTAGATAAGCCAGATGTCTCTATTATCACAATTGAAGATCCTGTTGAATATGCTCTCGAGGGTATCGCGCAAATCCAAATCCAGCACGAGCGCGGGCTGACTTTTGCATCAGCTCTGCGCTCCGTTTTGCGCCAAGATCCCGACATCATAATGATTGGTGAAATCCGTGATACCGAGACGGCGCGCATCGCTATCCAGGCGGCTCTGACAGGCCATCTCATTATTTGTACTTTGCATGCTTCAGAGGCTTCTGCTGTAGTGCCGAGACTTTTTGATATGGGTATTGATCCGTACCTGGTAGCAGCCACATTGAAGCTTGTCATTGGGCAAAGACTGGTCCGACGCAAGGTTGGTGGACGGATGGGGGTCAACGAAGTTTTAAATATAGATGAAACTATCCGCACAGCTATCTTGGAAAAAAAGTCAGGGGAGGCTATCAAGGCTATGGCGGTGACAGGAGGCATGGTCACCTTGCATCAGGACGGCTTACAAAAATCAGCCCGAGGCCTGACTACCCTCAATGAGATCTTGAGGGTGTTGTCCGAATAA
- the hisS gene encoding histidine--tRNA ligase gives MTEKSKPSPKTQKMLSTEPYKGVRDFYPEDLFIQNYIFNIWRKTAESFGYVEYSASILESAELYRAKSGEEIINEQTYTFIDRGDREVTLRPEMTPTVARMVAGKRRELAFPLRWYSIPNVFRYERPQRGRLREHWQLNVDLFGVEKNAAEIELITLAHQIMKNFGAQESDFEIRISSRKLLNAIFNDWYELTETQSHALQKLIDRKNKMDADTFSEEAEKIVGKAFSFLDFGAKDGNHSAEAEQAIAFPDIRAAKEELDEVMTALQNNGIKNVVLDQELIRGFDYYTGIVFEVFDKNPENNRSLFGGGRYDELLSLFGHEKVAAVGFGMGDVTIANFLETRNLLPIYKSPVKVAIISTGISAENLDQADAYIQKVSTALRHSNISTVSFLNDKKNIGDQIKTADRQHIPYVIIIGPDEIAGEILTIKKLSTGEEKKTPLSSLAEIILYLLPEK, from the coding sequence ATGACTGAAAAATCCAAGCCATCCCCAAAGACCCAAAAAATGCTTTCAACCGAGCCTTACAAGGGCGTGCGCGACTTTTACCCTGAAGATCTTTTTATCCAAAACTACATTTTCAATATTTGGCGAAAGACAGCTGAAAGCTTTGGTTATGTAGAATATTCTGCCTCTATTCTCGAGTCTGCTGAGCTTTATAGGGCCAAGTCAGGCGAAGAAATTATCAACGAACAAACCTACACTTTTATTGACCGAGGTGATCGTGAGGTGACTCTTCGTCCGGAAATGACCCCAACAGTCGCCAGGATGGTAGCCGGAAAGCGGCGTGAATTGGCTTTTCCCTTGCGCTGGTATTCTATTCCCAATGTTTTTCGCTACGAACGTCCTCAGCGTGGACGCCTCCGTGAACACTGGCAGCTCAACGTGGACCTCTTTGGGGTTGAAAAAAATGCTGCTGAAATAGAGCTCATCACTCTCGCCCACCAAATCATGAAAAACTTTGGAGCACAGGAAAGTGATTTTGAAATCCGCATCAGTAGCCGCAAGCTGCTCAATGCTATTTTTAACGATTGGTATGAACTCACCGAAACTCAATCTCATGCCCTCCAAAAGCTGATCGACCGTAAAAATAAAATGGATGCCGATACTTTTTCAGAAGAAGCTGAGAAAATTGTAGGCAAAGCTTTCAGTTTTTTGGATTTTGGAGCAAAAGATGGCAATCACAGTGCCGAAGCCGAGCAAGCCATAGCCTTTCCAGACATCCGCGCAGCCAAAGAAGAACTCGATGAAGTCATGACCGCCCTCCAAAATAATGGGATTAAAAATGTCGTCCTCGATCAGGAGCTTATCCGTGGTTTTGACTATTATACTGGCATCGTCTTTGAGGTTTTCGACAAAAACCCAGAAAACAATCGTTCACTTTTTGGCGGGGGTCGTTATGATGAGTTGCTTTCACTTTTTGGTCATGAAAAAGTGGCCGCAGTTGGTTTTGGCATGGGAGATGTGACCATTGCCAACTTTCTCGAAACTCGCAACCTTTTGCCTATTTACAAGAGTCCGGTGAAAGTGGCTATTATCTCCACTGGCATTTCAGCAGAAAATCTTGACCAGGCTGACGCTTATATTCAAAAGGTGTCCACAGCCTTGCGCCACTCAAATATCTCCACCGTCTCATTTTTAAATGACAAAAAAAATATTGGCGACCAGATCAAGACTGCGGACAGACAACATATTCCTTATGTTATAATCATCGGCCCAGACGAGATAGCCGGTGAAATCTTAACCATCAAAAAACTTTCAACCGGTGAGGAAAAGAAGACGCCACTCTCTTCCCTTGCCGAAATCATTCTCTATCTTTTGCCTGAAAAATAA